One genomic segment of Sminthopsis crassicaudata isolate SCR6 chromosome 2, ASM4859323v1, whole genome shotgun sequence includes these proteins:
- the LOC141558862 gene encoding pulmonary surfactant-associated protein D-like isoform X1, which yields MPKATSSRSEKMHLLGIFQFFILALSLTVASEEGTSECEFRKNTCNIVSCGLPGRDGSQGPKGEKGDQGRPGKVGPTGIKGDLGSMGPKGPKGEKGEVGELIPLKAQITALQGEMKTLQDVMQKYRKVMILLGAKTVDDKWFAVATSEGTFEEGKRICSQRSGVLAAPKNARENRALQELAEQFNKNIYLGMSDEKNEGTFQYQNGQTLSYTNWANGEPNGGRNENCVELYTNGQWNDKSCTEKRLIVCGF from the exons TTCCAGGTCTGAGAAAATGCATCTCCTtggtattttccagtttttcattCTGGCATTATCACTGACTGTGGCCTCTGAGGAAGGAACATCTGAATGTGAATTTAGAAAGAACACATGCAATATTGTGTCCTGTGGATTACCAGGTCGAGATGGGAGTCAGGgtccaaaaggagaaaaaggagaccAAG GTCGTCCTGGAAAAGTTGGCCCCACAGGAATCAAAGGAGATCTGGGCTCTATGGGACCCAAaggaccaaaaggagaaaaaggagaagttgGAG aACTTATTCCACTCAAGGCACAAATAACTGCTTTGCAAGGAGAAATGAAGACACTGCAGGATGTCATGCAGAAATATAGAAAAG tTATGATATTGCTTGGTGCCAAAACTGTGGACGATAAATGGTTTGCAGTAGCAACATCTGAAGGGACatttgaagagggaaagagaatatgTTCACAAAGGAGTGGTGTATTGGCAGCCCCCAAGAATGCCAGGGAAAACAGAGCCCTGCAAGAACTGGCTGAACAATTTAACAAGAACATCTATCTGGGTATGAGTGATGAGAAGAATGAAGGTACATTCCAGTATCAGAATGGACAAACTCTCAGCTATACAAATTGGGCAAATGGTGAACCCAATGGTGGAAGGAATGAGAACTGTGTTGAACTCTACACCAATGGTCAATGGAATGATAAATCATGTACAGAAAAAAGACTAATTGTTTGTGGATTTTAG
- the LOC141558862 gene encoding pulmonary surfactant-associated protein D-like isoform X2, with product MHLLGIFQFFILALSLTVASEEGTSECEFRKNTCNIVSCGLPGRDGSQGPKGEKGDQGRPGKVGPTGIKGDLGSMGPKGPKGEKGEVGELIPLKAQITALQGEMKTLQDVMQKYRKVMILLGAKTVDDKWFAVATSEGTFEEGKRICSQRSGVLAAPKNARENRALQELAEQFNKNIYLGMSDEKNEGTFQYQNGQTLSYTNWANGEPNGGRNENCVELYTNGQWNDKSCTEKRLIVCGF from the exons ATGCATCTCCTtggtattttccagtttttcattCTGGCATTATCACTGACTGTGGCCTCTGAGGAAGGAACATCTGAATGTGAATTTAGAAAGAACACATGCAATATTGTGTCCTGTGGATTACCAGGTCGAGATGGGAGTCAGGgtccaaaaggagaaaaaggagaccAAG GTCGTCCTGGAAAAGTTGGCCCCACAGGAATCAAAGGAGATCTGGGCTCTATGGGACCCAAaggaccaaaaggagaaaaaggagaagttgGAG aACTTATTCCACTCAAGGCACAAATAACTGCTTTGCAAGGAGAAATGAAGACACTGCAGGATGTCATGCAGAAATATAGAAAAG tTATGATATTGCTTGGTGCCAAAACTGTGGACGATAAATGGTTTGCAGTAGCAACATCTGAAGGGACatttgaagagggaaagagaatatgTTCACAAAGGAGTGGTGTATTGGCAGCCCCCAAGAATGCCAGGGAAAACAGAGCCCTGCAAGAACTGGCTGAACAATTTAACAAGAACATCTATCTGGGTATGAGTGATGAGAAGAATGAAGGTACATTCCAGTATCAGAATGGACAAACTCTCAGCTATACAAATTGGGCAAATGGTGAACCCAATGGTGGAAGGAATGAGAACTGTGTTGAACTCTACACCAATGGTCAATGGAATGATAAATCATGTACAGAAAAAAGACTAATTGTTTGTGGATTTTAG